TCTGGGGCTCGGTTTTGACGACCTCAACAATCTTTGTGCCGCCACCGCCGAGCTTCCCGGTCTTCCCCATCCACCAGACCAATCCGCCGGCCGCTCCCACGGCTCCAATAACCGCAACAAAGGCGACAATCGCCAGTTGCACTATGCCCACTTTGGCCACCGGCGCTGCGGGCGTCATCTCTGCTGTCTCTGCTTTAGCCATATGTCCCACTTAAATGCACCTGCCGTGCCATTCAGGCACGGCAGGTATTAGTGAGGACTCAGGAAGGCCCCAGGCCCCTACAACTAACGGATCATATTGATTGCAGACTGGGTTAGCGTGTCGTAAGCCGTAACGGTCTTGGAGTTTGCCTCGAAGGCGCGCTGGGCAACGATCAGGCGGGAAAACTCGCCGGCAATATCAACATTGGACTGTTCCAATGAATTTCCCAGCACTGTGCCGCGACCGCCCGCACCGGCGACGCCGATGGATGGCAGACCGGATGCCTGGCTGGAGATAAAGGAGTTGTTGCCAATCCGGGTCAAACCCTGGGTATCGCTGACCGTGGCGATCGCCAACTGGCCGACCACGCTGCTACGGCCGTTGCTGTACTTGGCCGAGATAATGCCGTTGGAATCGATGGAGAAGTTCTGGTAGGTACCGCTAGCATAACCGTCCTGGCTGGTGGACGCAGTAGCGGAGGCGGAGCTGGAGCTTGCGATTACACCGTTGCCGGCACTGTCATAGAGGTTCCAGTTGAAGCTGAGGTCCGCGGCGCTGTTGGTAAGTCCCGGGAAGGTAATGCCAGTGACATTGCCTGACGGGCCGGTCAGCTTACCGGTGGAGTTGAAAGTGAGCGTCCCAGTGTTGTTGGAAGGCGTACCTGTGATATCGCCGGACGGAAGTTCAATGTCGTAGTCCCAGGTTGTATTGCTGGTCTTCGTGAACTTGACGCTCGCCAAATGGGTGTTTCCGAGGGAGTCATACACACTCACCGAGCTGGCGAAGGTTGTTCCAGTGGCCGCCGAAGAATCCAGATTAGCCTTCAGTGTGACATTTTTCGTGGTACTGGCCGCCTGGTTGGAGCCGATCGGAAGCTGGATCGGAGCCAGAGCGCCGCCGGTACCGACTGTAACGCCGTCAGTGCTCTGGAAGCCCATCACGCTTGCGCCATCCAGGGTCGTCAGATAGCCATCCTTGGCAAGCTGGAAGTCGCCGGCGCGCGTAATCTGCTGCTGGCCATGGTCCTGGATCACGAAGAAGCCATCACCGTTCAGCGCCATATCGGTCGCATTATTCGTTGTCGTCAGACCGCCCTGCGAGAAGTCACCCACCGTACCGGAAACGCGGGTACCGAGTCCGGACTGCAGCGCATTGCCCGAACCAGACTCGCCGAGCTGCTGGTAGAAGAGGTCTTCGAACTCGGTTGTAGCGCCCTTGAAGGCAACCGTGTTCAGGTTCGCAAGATTGTTGCCGATCGTATTGAGCGCCACGGTATTTGCCTTAAGGCCCGTCAACGCAATTGAAAATGCACCCATCGTAATTCTCCTATCCTTTGTCCGTATTGCTGGAAATCTTTATCAGTTGCTGCTGGAACTTGAATCTGTCGAGCTGGTGCCCGATGTCAGCGAGGTAATGCCCTGATTGATCGAGATCAACTGCTGCAGGCTGTTTACACTCACGAGTTGCTGCAGGTACGCGCTCGGATCGGTCGGCTGCGTGGGATCCTGGTTCTTCATCTCGGCCACCAACAGCGTCATAAAGTCACTCGCGGTGATATTGTTGCCACCACTGCTGCTACTGCTTGTTGAATTGCTCGTACTCGATGTCGAAGCCATCGGGCTTGCTTCGTTCGCATTTACCTGCATTTCCGTCTCTCCTTAATCCGGCTTATACCCGGACACTCAACAGCCCTAAACCGCGTGATGAGGTCGACAAGGAAGGAGAAGCTCCTACCTGCCGCCACACCAGCTTTTTCTGCTCTGCCCCCGCATCGGTGCCGGAAGACTGCTGCCCACGGTCCTGTTGCGCTCTCCCGCCCAGGTCCATGTTCATGGCAGCGCTCTCCTGCATCCGGACCACCTGGACTCTGTCCACCGGCACCGTCTGCTGGCTCAGAAAACTTGTCATATGTGGTGCTTCAGCCTTCAGCACCTCGTGCGAAACCTCACTGCTCGCCATCACCACAGCCTGCACGGTGTTGTCGCTGCCCTTCTCGGCGCGCACATGCATCACACCATGCGTCTCATCCGCAATCGCAACTTCAATCTGGCGATGTCCGGCGGCTACCCATTGCGCGCCGCTCTCCTGCGCATTCGATCCTGCAGCCGCATCGAGGCGCGCGAATGGATCGTGAGAAGCTGACTGCGGCGGCTTCGAAGCATTGGCCAGATCCTGAAGATTGTTGAAGCCCGTCTCCACTTTCAGGGCAGAAACCGTATGCAGTTTGTTATCCACGGTGTGGACCGCAGGAGAATGCGCTACCTGCGGAGCAGCCGCTTCGGGAGCAGAAGTATTTTTCTCCGCAGGAGCGGAAACATCCTGCAAGGTCTTCGTTACTCCTGCCTCATCCTTCGCAGACTTTTCATCTTTTGCAGTGGCCGTTTTTTGTCGTTCTGCCACCTGAACTGGACGTCCGAACTTACCTGCAACCGCTTTAGTTGTTACCGTCTTTACCGCGACAACCGACTGAAGCGGACCCTCGACGCTATCTCCCTGCTCCTGCTTCTGCACAGTTGGAGCCGCGGAGGTCATCGGCATGGCATTGACGGCTGCATCGCTCTGGATAATCTGCTGCTGGGGAGCAACATTGTTTCCGGTCTCCCTGTGTGAGATCTTTCCAGAGACAGAACCCTTGCTACTGCCACGTACAGTGGAATGGGACTCAGAAGAAGACAGTGCATCTTTGCCAACCTTGGTCGGCTCGCCCCCGGCTAACTCCGCCGGCATCGCAGGAACGATAACGGCAGCAACAAGGCTCCCATCCTGACCATTGTCCTGAGCATCGTTCTTTTCGTCAGAGGACGATGGCACCTGCGGTACATCTTCTTTTGTATCGGTTGAAATCTGGCCCTTCGGGCTGTCTGCTTTTACCAGTGCGGCCGTCTGCGACACATCGCTTCCAGACCCAATGTCGATAGCGCGAACGATGGGCTGGTAGGCATATTGATGTCCGCGCGGCATGACGAGCGGAAGCGTTCCCGTACCCGCCTTCGACTCCTGTGTCTGCGACGGAACTTGTGGCTGGGGTACGGTTTCCCGTGTTGAAGTAGCTTGCTGGTCCGGAGTCGCCTGTACTGCCGTATTCGCTTGAGCCGGTATCTCTGATTGCGCGGGCGCATCCTTGGTCACAGGCGCAGGCTGTACCGGAATCGGTGGCGCAGAAGCATTTGGCTTCACGGCCACTGCGACGGCAGGTTCCGTATCGGAAGTCTTCCCCTTATCGCTGTCTGATACAGGCGAGGCATTCTCTGATTGTGAAACTGGCTCTGCGTCTGATTCGTGCGGAGCCTGCGGCAACAGCTTAGTGTCAGCGGGCTGCGATCTATCCTGAGCCACTGGGACTGGCAATTCCTGCGCAGCCATCGTCCCCACCGCATTCTTCGGATCAGCTTGTGGCGCTTCAACATCGGGGATGCTTCCCATCGGCTGCGGGACCACATCACTTACGGCAGAAGCACCTTGTGGTGCAGTAACTGTCTGTGAAGTAGTCGGCGCGGACGCTGCTGATGTCTCGGCTGAATGCGGCACCGTTTCCACGGCGGAAGTAGTCTGCTGCAGAGATCCGCGAGAAAGATCGGGGGCTTTGTCGAATGTTCCAGCAAGCAACGTCTGCGTCGCAGGAATCTTAGTCTTGCCATCAGCCAGGACCGTCGCATCCGTCGCTGTCTGTGTTCCGGTTCCCGCTGCTGCTTCAAACATGCCGGCAAACAGCGAGTCTCCTGTGCCCGACAGATTGTCGCTAATCCCTGTCGAGTGCACGTCAGACGATATTGCCGTTCCTCGCGCGAGCGAGGGTCCGATCGTCGCTGCTGCCATGTCCATCATGCCCTGGATATGTGCAGTTCACGTTCCAAAACAACAGCGCTTTATATTAGTGTCTCTTTAGCAATCTTTTTCTTTGCCGCATGCTGCTTGATGAGAAAGAATTCATCCGCAGCCTTCTGTGCACGAAGATCTTCTTCAGCGGCCCGAGTTCTCATCGCTTCCCGATAGAGCGACTTCATCTGTTCGAGCTTCTGTTGTTGAACGAGCATTGCCTCTTGCGCCACGCGAATGCGCTCATTCGCACGGACAAGGTCTTCGTTAAGCTGTCTCTCTTTTTGATCAGTGAACGCTGACTCCGACGACGACAGAATCCATTGCTCGGAGTCGCCGACACTTAGCGCATCCTGCGCATTCTTCTTCAGGACATCTCGTCGTGACTGGATTGTTCGAATGTTCTGTTCGATCTGTTGCCTGCGCATAAATGCCTGTTGCAGGACACCCTCTGCCTTTTCAGCTTCAGTCTCCGCAACACGCAGTAAAAGTGCAGCCCGCGCCAGCTCCATGGCTTAGCTCCCCAAACCGAGAGAGAATAATGCACGCAATACAGCGTCCCGATCGACCTGTTCATTTGCAGTCTGTTGCAGGAACCGCTGCAGCACCGGCCGCATCCGCACTGCCTCATCGAGTTCCGCATCGTTACCGGTCTGATAAGCGCCAATACGGATCAGGTCTTCTGACTTTGCATAGGCCGACAGCAGGCGGCGTACATGATTCGCGATACGCAGATGCTCAGGTGTTGTTACTGCCGGCATCAAACGGCTCACTGAGTCCACGACGTTCACCGGCGGATACCATCCCGCTCCGGCCATCTGCCGCGAAAGCACGATATGTCCATCGACGATGGAGCGGACAGAATCCACAATCGGATCCTGCTGATCGTCACCCTCCATCAGAACCGTATAGAACGCTGTAATGCTGCCCGTCTGAAAGTTTCCAGCCCGTTCCAGCAGCCGTGCTGTCTTGGCAAATACCGAAGGTGTATACCCCTTGCTCGCGGGCGGCTCACCGGCAGCGAGTCCAATCTCGCGCGCCGCCATGGCGAAACGAGTTACCGAATCCAGAACCAGCAATACATTCTTGCCCTGGGCTGCGAAGTACTCTGCCACTGATGTTGCAGACATCGCCACACGCATACGCATCAGC
This genomic window from Terriglobus albidus contains:
- a CDS encoding flagellar hook protein FlgE, with the protein product MGAFSIALTGLKANTVALNTIGNNLANLNTVAFKGATTEFEDLFYQQLGESGSGNALQSGLGTRVSGTVGDFSQGGLTTTNNATDMALNGDGFFVIQDHGQQQITRAGDFQLAKDGYLTTLDGASVMGFQSTDGVTVGTGGALAPIQLPIGSNQAASTTKNVTLKANLDSSAATGTTFASSVSVYDSLGNTHLASVKFTKTSNTTWDYDIELPSGDITGTPSNNTGTLTFNSTGKLTGPSGNVTGITFPGLTNSAADLSFNWNLYDSAGNGVIASSSSASATASTSQDGYASGTYQNFSIDSNGIISAKYSNGRSSVVGQLAIATVSDTQGLTRIGNNSFISSQASGLPSIGVAGAGGRGTVLGNSLEQSNVDIAGEFSRLIVAQRAFEANSKTVTAYDTLTQSAINMIR
- a CDS encoding flagellar hook capping FlgD N-terminal domain-containing protein, whose translation is MQVNANEASPMASTSSTSNSTSSSSSGGNNITASDFMTLLVAEMKNQDPTQPTDPSAYLQQLVSVNSLQQLISINQGITSLTSGTSSTDSSSSSN
- a CDS encoding flagellar FliJ family protein, whose amino-acid sequence is MELARAALLLRVAETEAEKAEGVLQQAFMRRQQIEQNIRTIQSRRDVLKKNAQDALSVGDSEQWILSSSESAFTDQKERQLNEDLVRANERIRVAQEAMLVQQQKLEQMKSLYREAMRTRAAEEDLRAQKAADEFFLIKQHAAKKKIAKETLI